The following are from one region of the Corylus avellana chromosome ca1, CavTom2PMs-1.0 genome:
- the LOC132186412 gene encoding probable aquaporin NIP5-1 codes for MPESEAGTPPVSAPATPGTPAPLFTSLRVDSLSYDRNSMPRCKCLPVNAPTWGQPHTCFTDFAAPDVSLTRKLGAEFVGTFILIFMATAGPIVNQKYNGAETLIGNAACAGLAVMVVILSTGHISGAHLNPSLTIAFATLRHFPWLQVPAYIAAQVSGSICASFALKGVFHPYMSGGVTVPSVTTGQAFALEFIITFNLLFVVTAVATDTRAVGELAGIAVGATVLLNILVAGPTTGGSMNPVRTLGPAVAAGNYKSLWIYLVAPTLGALTGAGTYTAVKLREDEVEAPRQVRSFRR; via the exons atgcCGGAATCAGAGGCTGGTACCCCACCGGTGTCGGCTCCGGCGACGCCCGGGACCCCAGCTCCGCTTTTTACATCTCTTCGAGTGGACTCGCTATCATACGATCGCAATTCAATGCCGCGATGCAAGTGCTTGCCTGTTAATGCGCCAACTTGGGGGCAACCACACACCTGCTTCACCGACTTCGCAGCACCCGATGTCTCTCTCACTCGgaag CTTGGAGCAGAGTTTGTGGGAACATTCATCCTGATATTTATGGCTACAGCCGGACCAATTGTGAACCAAAAATACAACGGAGCGGAGACACTGATAGGGAATGCAGCATGTGCAGGGCTGGCAGTGATGGTCGTGATTCTGTCGACGGGTCACATATCGGGAGCACACCTAAACCCATCCCTCACCATTGCGTTTGCTACACTGCGCCACTTCCCTTGGCTCCAGGTTCCAGCCTACATCGCAGCACAGGTTTCAGGATCTATTTGTGCTTCTTTCGCTCTCAAGGGTGTTTTTCATCCCTACATGTCCGGTGGAGTTACGGTTCCTTCTGTAACCACTGGCCAGGCTTTCGCACTCGAGTTCATTATCACTTTTAATCTCCTTTTTGTTGTCACTGCTGTCGCCACCGATACCCGAGCT GTGGGAGAGTTGGCGGGTATAGCAGTTGGAGCTACCGTTTTGCTCAACATTCTTGTGGCTGG GCCAACAACCGGTGGTTCAATGAATCCCGTGCGTACACTGGGGCCGGCAGTTGCAGCAGGCAACTATAAGTCATTGTGGATATACCTGGTGGCGCCCACACTTGGGGCCCTCACCGGTGCAGGTACCTATACAGCCGTGAAGCTCCGAGAAGACGAGGTTGAAGCACCGCGGCAGGTCAGGAGCTTCCGTCGCTAG